From the Clostridia bacterium genome, one window contains:
- a CDS encoding ATP-binding protein, translated as VKVAVFEGIGKTVFKDRAEFSGSLLKQVNDVYEYIGKYNRTRAEFSGLKRIDMPDYPPEAVREALLNAIVHRDYSYSGSILISIFDDRIELVSLGGLPKGIAHSDLMLGVSVLRNSRLANVFYRLHLIEAFGTGIPKIMECYRGRKAQPVIEISDNAFKITLPNTNLHREVSVESDGLSDAERKVMDYLIGRNAVSRRDIEATIGLSQSTTIRVLNALTEKQLVLKHGRGKNTTYAAVSR; from the coding sequence GTTAAGGTTGCGGTTTTTGAGGGCATCGGCAAGACAGTCTTTAAGGACAGAGCGGAGTTCTCGGGTTCGCTGCTAAAGCAGGTCAATGATGTTTACGAGTACATCGGGAAGTACAACCGAACAAGAGCCGAGTTCTCGGGACTGAAGCGTATTGACATGCCTGATTATCCGCCGGAGGCTGTGCGAGAGGCGCTGCTAAACGCCATTGTTCACCGTGACTATTCTTACAGCGGCAGCATCCTCATCAGCATCTTTGATGATCGTATCGAGCTTGTCTCGCTCGGTGGGCTTCCGAAGGGAATAGCGCACAGCGATCTGATGCTGGGCGTTTCGGTCCTGCGCAATAGCCGACTTGCCAATGTGTTCTATCGCCTACACCTCATAGAGGCGTTCGGCACAGGAATTCCGAAAATCATGGAGTGCTATCGTGGGCGAAAGGCACAGCCGGTCATCGAGATCTCTGACAATGCCTTCAAGATAACGCTGCCCAACACCAATCTCCACCGGGAGGTTTCTGTTGAGTCTGACGGCCTTTCAGATGCTGAGCGCAAAGTCATGGACTACTTGATTGGGCGCAATGCCGTTTCGAGACGAGATATAGAAGCGACTATCGGGCTCTCGCAGAGCACGACCATCCGTGTTCTCAATGCGCTTACAGAGAAGCAGCTGGTCCTGAAGCACGGCAGGGGCAAAAACACAACATATGCTGCTGTGAGTAGATAG
- a CDS encoding nucleotidyl transferase AbiEii/AbiGii toxin family protein, translating into MPRYSRNFLARRSEDTGFVRDTLEKVYRLVDILEYFNRNPLLRESVALKGGTAINLTIFNLPRLSVDIDLDYLKPVSRDAMLAERQRITADILKYMETQNYSLSPKAKRAHSLDSWVFRYINSAGNWDNIKIEINYSMRESVVLYSALASRTRDIEFGTSRIDELTNHRIRTDLLPVIRRKECFSLDEAKSRVKDFVSELMILTLREEEFVTCFRNEEYRPELLFEDATIVERIEQHPMALWKMRDTGGIDLGEPR; encoded by the coding sequence TTGCCTAGGTACAGCAGAAACTTTCTCGCCAGGCGCTCTGAAGATACTGGGTTTGTGCGTGACACTCTGGAAAAGGTTTATAGACTCGTAGATATACTGGAGTATTTCAACCGTAATCCACTGTTGAGGGAAAGCGTAGCCCTAAAGGGTGGCACAGCGATCAACCTCACAATATTCAACCTACCACGCCTCTCTGTCGATATTGACTTGGATTATCTCAAGCCAGTTAGCCGAGACGCCATGCTAGCCGAGCGGCAGCGCATCACTGCCGATATTCTGAAGTATATGGAGACACAGAACTACAGCCTGAGCCCCAAGGCCAAGAGGGCGCATAGCCTTGACTCATGGGTGTTTCGCTACATCAATTCGGCTGGAAACTGGGATAACATCAAGATTGAGATCAACTATTCCATGCGTGAATCCGTAGTGCTTTATTCGGCGCTGGCGTCAAGAACTCGGGATATCGAATTCGGAACATCCAGGATAGACGAGTTAACGAATCACAGAATCCGCACCGACCTGCTTCCAGTTATCCGGCGCAAAGAGTGCTTCTCTCTAGATGAGGCAAAGAGCCGAGTAAAAGACTTCGTTAGCGAGTTGATGATCCTAACTCTGCGCGAAGAGGAGTTTGTTACGTGCTTCCGCAACGAGGAATACCGGCCGGAGTTGCTGTTTGAGGATGCAACCATAGTTGAAAGGATTGAACAGCATCCTATGGCATTGTGGAAGATGCGCGACACAGGCGGCATTGATCTGGGTGAGCCGAGGTGA
- a CDS encoding killer suppression protein: MRILFVDEDLMLACTHISAGRRRWGADCAKIVARRLDELGAASVLEDVRHLRGARCHELTGDRLGTLSVHAKEPFRLIFRPADDPVPRKPDGGLEWAKVKSIIVLEVVDYH; this comes from the coding sequence GTGCGCATACTGTTTGTAGATGAGGACCTGATGTTGGCGTGTACACACATCTCCGCTGGGCGGCGTCGTTGGGGAGCCGACTGTGCCAAGATAGTAGCGAGAAGACTCGACGAGCTGGGAGCAGCCAGTGTTCTTGAAGACGTGCGGCACCTGCGCGGAGCACGGTGTCACGAGCTCACTGGTGATCGGTTGGGAACGCTATCGGTCCATGCCAAGGAACCATTTAGGCTCATCTTCAGGCCTGCCGACGATCCAGTACCCCGAAAGCCGGATGGGGGTCTTGAGTGGGCAAAGGTGAAGTCCATTATCGTGCTTGAGGTGGTGGATTACCATTGA
- a CDS encoding HigA family addiction module antitoxin, with translation MTEKGAGLFEYVPRMVTPPGSTLLETIKALGMTQAELAQRMGRPIKTVNEIIKGKAAITLDTALQLERVLGVPAHFWRAREEQYQQYLLGLKDNTELSAQREWLKQIPITELVKRGWVVPGASVAERVRAGLEYFGVASVEAWRQVWAAPDAAYRRSLVFDANPGAVAAWLRKGEIDARVMECERYRRRAFVSALGDIRSLTLEQPKASVLKAQLLCAQAGVALVFVPELSKCRASGATRWLNRHKAMIQLSLRYKTNDHLWFTFFHEAGHLLHGAQGDTFVDEPDLHASADEAELLANQFAADTLIPPSQYRTFAESLNRGWVSRDEVFQFARSIGIDPGIVVGRLQHEGLLAYRCLNDLKVHLQWPNELE, from the coding sequence TTGACTGAGAAGGGCGCAGGGCTGTTTGAGTACGTACCCAGGATGGTTACGCCGCCTGGTTCCACGCTGCTGGAGACTATCAAAGCGTTGGGCATGACCCAGGCAGAGCTGGCTCAGCGTATGGGTCGGCCTATCAAGACTGTGAACGAGATTATCAAGGGCAAGGCCGCGATAACGCTGGATACCGCTCTACAGCTTGAACGTGTGTTGGGCGTCCCCGCACATTTCTGGAGAGCTCGAGAGGAGCAATATCAGCAGTATCTGCTTGGTCTGAAGGACAACACCGAGCTAAGTGCACAACGCGAATGGCTAAAGCAGATACCCATTACTGAGCTTGTGAAACGCGGCTGGGTCGTACCGGGCGCGAGCGTAGCCGAACGTGTCAGGGCAGGCCTTGAGTACTTCGGGGTAGCGTCGGTCGAGGCGTGGCGCCAGGTATGGGCTGCTCCGGATGCCGCGTATCGCCGATCACTGGTTTTCGATGCTAACCCCGGTGCGGTGGCTGCATGGCTTCGCAAGGGCGAAATCGACGCGAGGGTCATGGAGTGCGAACGTTATCGAAGGCGGGCATTTGTTTCCGCTTTGGGAGACATACGGTCGCTTACCTTAGAGCAGCCGAAGGCTTCTGTCCTGAAGGCGCAACTGCTATGTGCTCAGGCCGGTGTAGCACTGGTCTTCGTACCGGAGCTGTCGAAGTGCAGGGCCTCTGGCGCAACTCGATGGCTGAACAGGCATAAGGCGATGATCCAGCTGAGTCTTAGATATAAGACCAATGACCACCTCTGGTTCACGTTCTTTCATGAGGCGGGGCACCTATTGCACGGAGCGCAGGGGGATACATTCGTGGATGAGCCAGACTTGCATGCTTCTGCAGACGAAGCGGAGTTGCTGGCAAACCAGTTTGCTGCAGACACTCTGATCCCCCCGAGTCAATATCGTACGTTCGCAGAGAGCCTGAATCGGGGCTGGGTGAGTCGGGATGAGGTTTTCCAGTTCGCTCGATCAATCGGCATAGACCCAGGAATTGTGGTCGGGCGACTGCAACATGAGGGTCTACTGGCATACAGGTGCCTCAACGATCTCAAGGTGCACCTGCAATGGCCGAATGAGCTTGAATGA
- a CDS encoding DUF4258 domain-containing protein: MYAWLALLRKAVEDSSYTISQHAFRRMGERGITIDDIKRCALEGDFLRTQDHGEDVKVVLRGRDENQEPFLMVAALCWPSPAIITVMREGED, encoded by the coding sequence ATGTACGCATGGTTAGCCCTGTTGCGCAAGGCGGTCGAGGATTCCTCGTACACCATAAGCCAGCATGCTTTTCGGCGTATGGGTGAAAGGGGAATCACTATCGACGACATTAAGCGGTGCGCACTAGAAGGCGACTTTCTGAGGACTCAGGATCATGGAGAAGATGTGAAGGTGGTCTTGCGAGGCCGCGATGAGAACCAAGAACCGTTCCTCATGGTAGCGGCCCTTTGCTGGCCTAGCCCCGCTATCATCACAGTAATGCGCGAGGGTGAGGACTGA
- a CDS encoding helix-turn-helix domain-containing protein has protein sequence MKCYVCGGEMRKAQRDIEANWKGRQLVFGGLEAWVCGSCGEQAYEPDDVRLMQNIMRGLELEEAPPEVMNVQEVADLLRVSSQTVYVLARSGKLPAVKVGREWRFIRDQLLAALQTNNSEHEAGTDNSFYLAARAGLAESLSVKDEETIRAYLQKLKDK, from the coding sequence ATGAAATGCTATGTGTGCGGCGGTGAGATGCGAAAGGCGCAGCGAGATATCGAAGCGAACTGGAAAGGCCGTCAGCTCGTCTTCGGGGGCCTGGAGGCATGGGTGTGCGGCAGCTGCGGCGAGCAGGCTTATGAGCCGGACGATGTGCGGCTGATGCAAAATATCATGCGCGGGCTCGAGCTAGAGGAAGCACCTCCCGAGGTCATGAATGTACAGGAAGTCGCGGACCTGCTGAGGGTGAGCAGCCAGACGGTGTATGTCCTTGCCCGCTCGGGCAAGCTTCCGGCAGTGAAGGTCGGGCGAGAGTGGCGGTTCATACGAGATCAGCTGCTAGCGGCACTGCAGACGAACAACTCAGAGCATGAGGCAGGAACGGATAATTCGTTCTACTTGGCGGCCCGGGCAGGACTGGCTGAAAGCCTATCGGTGAAGGATGAGGAAACCATCAGAGCATATCTCCAGAAACTCAAGGACAAGTAG
- a CDS encoding ImmA/IrrE family metallo-endopeptidase, translating to MALSPEQYARELRFKLALQGPIDVVQVASSLGIDVYEDELDRCDGALLRLDGRALILISLKCTYDSRKRFTVAHELGHFCIPSHNSREFRCTEEEISNYRSVRMREREANEFASELLLPLSELQKALKGPPSMRVVRDLAESYGTSMTATAVKVVQGTCEPVAVVLSSKDRIEWAVRSRSFPFSVRRGILHEHTYAIDYFTSGNLPGCTEQVLASAWCTDSRRDQLLAEESIPFHRLNMVLSLLSLPDQEEDY from the coding sequence ATGGCGCTGTCGCCGGAACAGTATGCTAGGGAACTCAGGTTCAAGCTGGCGCTACAAGGCCCCATTGATGTGGTGCAAGTCGCGAGCAGCCTGGGCATTGATGTGTACGAGGATGAACTCGATCGGTGTGACGGCGCGCTGCTCAGGTTGGACGGCAGGGCCCTGATTCTCATAAGTCTCAAGTGTACATACGATAGCCGCAAGCGCTTTACAGTAGCCCATGAGCTAGGCCACTTTTGCATTCCCAGCCACAACTCCCGCGAGTTCCGATGCACTGAGGAGGAGATTTCCAACTACCGCTCTGTTCGCATGCGCGAACGGGAAGCGAATGAGTTTGCTAGTGAATTGCTGTTGCCCTTGAGCGAGCTACAGAAGGCGTTGAAGGGTCCTCCATCTATGCGGGTGGTGAGAGACTTAGCTGAATCCTATGGCACTTCAATGACTGCCACGGCAGTTAAGGTTGTTCAGGGTACTTGTGAACCTGTCGCTGTCGTTTTGTCGAGTAAGGATAGGATCGAGTGGGCCGTTCGTTCAAGAAGCTTCCCCTTCAGCGTTAGGCGAGGCATCCTCCATGAGCACACCTATGCCATTGACTACTTCACATCGGGGAACCTACCTGGCTGCACTGAGCAGGTTCTGGCGAGCGCGTGGTGTACAGATAGTAGGCGTGATCAGCTATTAGCGGAGGAGTCGATCCCATTCCATCGCTTGAACATGGTACTTAGCCTGCTGAGCCTTCCAGATCAGGAGGAAGACTATTGA
- the istB gene encoding IS21-like element helper ATPase IstB, protein MLVEHTITRLNDMRLTGMSEAYSSQKDRPNIHELSFDERFGMLVDREWACRQDRRLSRLLKAAKLRLPACVEDINYRQPRGLDRNVVVHLAACDWIRNAQNVLITGPAGVGRTFIACALAHSACRHGFSARYYRVPRLLSELTIAHGDGSYPKMLSRLSRIRLLVSDDWGTAPLGPSESRDILEIVDDRSQLSSTIIAGQLPVEDWRASIIDPSVADAVLDRLIHSSHRIRLKGESMRKVEQRPQRSIDQGT, encoded by the coding sequence ATGCTGGTTGAACACACTATAACACGGCTGAACGACATGCGCCTGACGGGGATGAGCGAAGCCTACTCATCCCAGAAGGACAGGCCTAACATACATGAGCTGTCTTTCGACGAACGCTTCGGCATGCTGGTCGACCGGGAATGGGCTTGTCGGCAGGACAGGCGGCTGTCTCGCCTGCTCAAGGCGGCTAAACTACGCCTCCCGGCATGCGTCGAAGACATCAACTACCGGCAACCCCGCGGCCTAGATCGAAACGTTGTCGTTCACCTGGCTGCATGCGATTGGATCAGGAACGCTCAGAACGTCCTGATCACCGGGCCTGCGGGCGTGGGCAGAACGTTCATAGCCTGCGCCCTAGCCCACTCCGCCTGTCGACACGGATTCAGCGCGCGGTACTACAGAGTGCCGCGCCTGCTATCCGAGCTAACCATCGCCCATGGCGATGGATCGTATCCCAAGATGCTAAGCAGGCTGTCGAGAATACGCTTACTGGTATCGGACGACTGGGGAACGGCGCCGCTGGGGCCCTCGGAAAGCCGCGACATCCTGGAAATCGTCGACGATCGCAGCCAGCTGTCCTCCACGATCATTGCTGGCCAACTCCCGGTTGAAGACTGGCGCGCGTCCATTATCGACCCGTCCGTGGCAGACGCGGTCCTTGATCGCCTTATTCATAGTTCACACAGAATACGCCTGAAAGGGGAGTCGATGAGGAAGGTAGAACAGCGACCGCAGCGAAGCATTGACCAAGGGACATGA
- a CDS encoding transposase, whose protein sequence is MGRTAKPAEALTRGGRYHTLDNGLEFREIIVGGDSEARRRFVVVLNPAEAERDRKKRDDIVAEATRRLDVLKQLEGEPHEKAACALRSHAVFGRYIHQTKTGRLRIDREKIKAEERLDGKLLVSTSDEGLSVRDVVLGYKQLAAVERVFRDLKHVADLRPIRHRLPERIRAHVLLCWLAMLLIRVAENESGRTWFQIKKVLDTLQVGIHRTRAGEVWQANNPSDDLKELFERLKLKVPPRILCLPIPITTALPRCATACGTRAGARQGSGWPMIDWATRKATSPSRRRLAAPAWRYPSTTGSPRTRWTMSRRCSKGRWGSG, encoded by the coding sequence TTGGGCCGTACGGCGAAGCCGGCGGAAGCGCTGACGCGCGGCGGTCGCTACCACACGCTTGACAACGGCTTGGAGTTCAGAGAGATCATCGTCGGCGGCGACAGCGAAGCAAGGCGTCGTTTTGTTGTGGTGCTTAACCCCGCAGAAGCCGAGCGGGATCGAAAGAAGCGGGACGACATCGTCGCTGAGGCGACCCGGCGTTTGGATGTGCTGAAGCAGCTTGAGGGTGAACCCCACGAGAAGGCCGCGTGCGCATTGCGCTCGCATGCGGTGTTCGGTCGGTACATCCATCAGACGAAGACAGGAAGGCTCCGTATCGATCGCGAGAAGATCAAGGCGGAGGAGCGCTTGGACGGGAAGCTCCTCGTCAGCACCTCGGACGAGGGCCTCTCTGTGCGGGATGTGGTCCTTGGCTACAAGCAGTTGGCCGCCGTCGAACGGGTTTTTCGCGATCTGAAACATGTAGCCGACCTTCGTCCCATTCGACATCGCTTGCCCGAACGGATCCGGGCCCACGTGCTTCTATGTTGGTTGGCTATGCTTCTGATTCGTGTAGCGGAAAACGAGAGCGGCCGGACCTGGTTTCAGATCAAGAAGGTCCTCGACACGCTACAGGTTGGTATTCATCGAACGCGCGCCGGCGAGGTGTGGCAAGCCAACAATCCAAGCGACGATCTCAAGGAGCTTTTTGAACGGTTGAAGCTGAAAGTCCCACCGCGTATACTCTGTCTGCCCATTCCCATAACGACCGCGTTGCCGCGCTGTGCAACAGCATGCGGAACCAGGGCAGGGGCGAGGCAGGGGTCTGGCTGGCCCATGATAGACTGGGCTACAAGGAAGGCGACTTCCCCGTCACGGAGAAGGCTGGCCGCACCAGCGTGGAGATACCCTTCCACAACAGGATCACCGAGGACGAGGTGGACTATGTCGCGGAGGTGCTCGAAGGGGCGCTGGGGGAGCGGGTAG
- a CDS encoding XRE family transcriptional regulator: MNLGSRIRQARVSAGLSVQNVSTTVGVSRNAVYKWERGEDVPRQSILIKLARLFGVDMDFFFREVHVEMCASAYRGKASMAKKVQDCVEARIASELEKRIFVDSLFAERESPKFSVGWRRIECLSDVENAADQLRMSWGLGFDPIGSVVSAVEEHGVKVVMIDGVEGFDGFSCVANEIIPVIAIPAGVSGDRQRFTLAHELGHMVLDTAPEVDEEKAAHRFAGAFLAPQKAVISELGPQRSRFDIDELAILKRSYGMSMQAWARRAFDLGIIQREAYESLFRTFSARGWRKEEPWPLAPEERPTRMPLLVRQAVAEGLLTPVAADKLLGRVSPSIPKFTEDELAAQAAEVAAWYRGDSETDDWIRAELGDLDDSTEE, translated from the coding sequence ATGAATCTAGGGAGCCGGATCAGGCAGGCGCGGGTGTCGGCTGGACTGAGCGTTCAGAACGTGTCCACGACAGTTGGCGTGTCCAGAAACGCAGTCTACAAGTGGGAGAGAGGGGAGGATGTACCTCGGCAGTCCATCCTCATTAAGCTGGCTCGCCTGTTCGGAGTCGACATGGACTTCTTCTTCCGCGAGGTGCATGTGGAGATGTGCGCTTCCGCTTATCGGGGAAAAGCCTCGATGGCGAAGAAGGTTCAGGACTGTGTCGAAGCCAGAATCGCTTCAGAGCTTGAGAAGCGGATCTTCGTAGACAGCCTTTTCGCTGAGAGGGAATCCCCCAAGTTCAGCGTCGGCTGGCGCCGGATCGAGTGCCTGTCGGATGTGGAGAACGCCGCCGATCAACTGCGCATGTCATGGGGGCTGGGGTTCGACCCGATAGGCAGTGTTGTGTCCGCAGTTGAGGAGCATGGGGTTAAGGTCGTCATGATAGATGGCGTGGAAGGGTTTGATGGCTTCTCTTGCGTTGCCAACGAGATCATACCGGTGATAGCTATTCCGGCGGGTGTGTCAGGCGACAGGCAGCGGTTCACTCTTGCCCACGAGCTCGGTCACATGGTTCTCGACACCGCGCCCGAGGTGGACGAGGAGAAGGCTGCTCACCGGTTCGCTGGCGCGTTCCTTGCCCCGCAGAAGGCAGTGATCAGCGAACTCGGTCCCCAAAGGTCGCGATTCGATATCGACGAGCTTGCGATTCTCAAGCGCTCCTACGGAATGAGCATGCAAGCCTGGGCGCGCCGCGCGTTCGACCTCGGCATAATTCAGAGGGAGGCTTACGAGTCGCTGTTCCGCACGTTTAGTGCTCGCGGTTGGCGCAAAGAGGAGCCCTGGCCACTGGCGCCCGAAGAACGGCCCACCAGAATGCCGCTACTGGTGCGTCAGGCGGTAGCTGAGGGGTTGCTGACGCCAGTCGCCGCTGACAAACTCCTTGGGCGAGTCTCTCCAAGTATCCCTAAGTTCACAGAGGACGAACTGGCTGCCCAGGCCGCGGAGGTTGCAGCATGGTACCGCGGCGACTCTGAGACAGACGATTGGATCAGAGCAGAGCTGGGTGATCTGGATGATAGTACAGAGGAATAG
- a CDS encoding type II toxin-antitoxin system PemK/MazF family toxin, which produces MIVQRNSSIKRSQVWLVAPDPTVGAEIQKTRPCVVVSHDLIGTLSVRVVVPITEWQERFAGKVWLVRLIPDRRNGLTKDCAADALQVRCVSEDRFMRLLGVLSTDDMSDISAALAIVLDISS; this is translated from the coding sequence ATGATAGTACAGAGGAATAGCAGTATCAAGAGAAGCCAGGTCTGGCTGGTGGCGCCTGACCCTACGGTGGGGGCAGAGATCCAGAAGACCAGGCCATGTGTCGTTGTCAGCCACGACCTCATTGGGACGTTGTCGGTTCGCGTCGTCGTGCCCATTACTGAGTGGCAAGAACGATTCGCCGGTAAGGTGTGGCTGGTGAGACTTATCCCAGATAGGCGCAACGGCTTGACCAAGGATTGCGCTGCGGACGCACTCCAGGTGCGATGCGTCTCCGAAGACCGATTCATGAGACTCCTTGGGGTGCTGTCAACTGACGACATGAGCGACATCTCGGCGGCGCTGGCCATCGTGCTCGATATCTCGTCCTAG
- a CDS encoding thioredoxin family protein, with protein sequence MSSVPSQCPVAAAPWAGSGCAKCRKTEEMISETIKELGIEAEVVHVTDIGEIVDRGIMITPAVVIDGKTVSEGRAPSEAQIRSWFGR encoded by the coding sequence ATGTCGTCTGTTCCATCGCAATGCCCAGTGGCCGCAGCGCCCTGGGCAGGATCAGGCTGCGCAAAATGTCGCAAGACAGAAGAGATGATATCTGAGACCATCAAAGAGCTTGGGATAGAGGCAGAGGTTGTCCATGTCACCGATATTGGCGAAATCGTGGATCGCGGGATCATGATCACGCCAGCTGTTGTCATCGACGGAAAAACCGTGAGCGAAGGCAGGGCGCCGTCTGAGGCCCAGATAAGGTCATGGTTTGGGCGGTAG
- a CDS encoding NUDIX domain-containing protein translates to MSRAPFQVLILPYAVAPSGEILYCVFRRQMSDGGYWQAIAGGGEGSETPLEAARREAFEDAQITLSGEHVDSKWAEYDTARQMLKWDSNRTALWELNYRLRAGLGFQAPAYARRP, encoded by the coding sequence GTGAGCCGTGCTCCCTTTCAGGTGCTGATTCTTCCGTACGCCGTTGCTCCCAGCGGTGAGATCCTTTATTGCGTTTTCCGGCGTCAAATGTCTGATGGCGGGTACTGGCAGGCGATTGCCGGAGGCGGGGAAGGAAGTGAGACTCCTCTGGAGGCCGCAAGGCGAGAAGCGTTTGAGGATGCTCAGATAACACTTTCCGGCGAACACGTTGACTCCAAGTGGGCGGAGTATGATACGGCAAGGCAGATGCTCAAATGGGACAGTAACAGAACCGCTCTGTGGGAGTTGAATTATAGACTCCGAGCGGGCTTAGGCTTTCAAGCTCCGGCTTACGCTCGGCGCCCGTAA
- a CDS encoding PBECR2 nuclease fold domain-containing protein: MEIKPSQALPQCVGNLSQEVISRLGLHYGSGPIYIGPSNVEHIRCKHPVEFVKHLQDIPDIIENPDYIAVHPRQGGVEFVRMFEENGVMVSVRPSAKGTLFVRSIYAVTDERVQSYLQKGTLIRFEEEC; the protein is encoded by the coding sequence GTGGAGATCAAGCCATCACAAGCGCTGCCGCAATGTGTCGGCAACCTTTCGCAGGAAGTGATCTCACGCCTAGGTCTGCACTATGGTTCGGGGCCAATATACATCGGTCCGTCAAATGTCGAACACATAAGGTGCAAGCACCCCGTCGAATTCGTCAAGCACTTGCAGGATATTCCTGATATCATCGAGAATCCCGACTACATCGCGGTTCATCCCCGACAAGGTGGCGTTGAGTTCGTAAGGATGTTCGAGGAGAACGGTGTGATGGTGTCCGTGAGGCCATCAGCAAAAGGCACGCTTTTCGTCAGGAGTATCTACGCCGTCACCGACGAACGTGTGCAGAGCTATCTGCAGAAAGGGACTCTCATCAGGTTTGAAGAGGAATGCTGA